In the genome of Arachis hypogaea cultivar Tifrunner chromosome 9, arahy.Tifrunner.gnm2.J5K5, whole genome shotgun sequence, the window CTGGGGATCTTTTGGAAAttcttttgaaaacttttttcatttttgggtttttgaaaatgttttctaGGTCTTCTAAAATTCTTTTTAGGATTAGGTTTAAAAACTTTTCGATTGGATGAGCTTCTAGATTTCCTTGGATGACAAGCAGGAAGACCAAATAGTTCGCAAAAAGTTTCCAAATCGATACGATTTTGTGCTTTCTCACGAGCAAGTTGCCGTTAGATTTTATCATCTTGACAGATCTTTAGagcaactttttgtatgaaagaaatAATTTGACCATAACTTAACGCATCATAGAAAATTATCCCATCTGGAATTAAGCTGAGAATTTTTTCCCTTACTTTATCTCCCAGGGATTTGGGAAGTCCggctaaaaatttttctttctaGAAAGGTTGTTGACTGTCTTCTCTGGTATAGACCTTAGTAAGAAAGATGTCCTTGTACCATCTGAATTCAGACAAAGTTTTGCATATGAGATTGGAAAGTAGTTCAGCAGAACGATCTTTCCAAAGAGATGGATAACCGATAAAATGGCTTGCTATCGTAAAGATTAAGGTGTTAACTGCATCAGGGAAAAGTTCCCTGTCATCTCCAATGATAGGTTCATTTTGATCATTAACCTTTATAGCAGAAAAGATTGATTATTTTTGGTCATCGGAAAGGTAATTATCTCACCAACCTTTGAGTTGACCAGAGAATCCAGAAACAATAACATTGGCTATTGCTTCTTCAGAGGTTTCGTGAGTAGCTTGAAAGGTTGTGCCTACCATGGTCATATGCTGAAGCATGCTCATGATGTTGTATTCAGTTTTGCCATCTATATTCTATTCATAGACATTTTTGGCATTGAAGCTGACAAAACCTAGTTCCCTTTCTTCGAGAGCTAGATCAGGGGCAGATACGCGATTGTAACTATACGCAGAGGGTTTGGTTAAACCCTTCAACTTAGTCATAGAATTGGTCATGATTGGGCTAACTTTGAGGAATGATTTGTCAGAATCATCACTTTGGTCCGAAGATGACTCATTAGAGTCTTGGTTAAGGTTATTAATAGTTTTGGATGTGTGAGTTTGTATCCGAGATGTAGATTCACCAGAGTTTGTAGGAGTTTCAGGGATAGTACTAAGACAATTTAAAAGTTGATCGATCTTTTGCATGACTTCAGAATCACTAGATTCTTGTTTTAAAATAGAAGTTTTAAGACTCTGTTTAGCCTTGCTACTTATTTTGAAAGGTTTAAAAAGGGATTTTTCAATAGTTTTAGAAGTAGAGGCTTCAGGGACATTTTTTAAAGACAAAAGAGATCCTAAAGATGAAAGGTTGTCACCCAAACATTGTAAAAACCTATTAGTATAATTTGATTGTTTAATGAAATTTTTAATATCATTTGGGGCAACAGCTTCATCtacattttttgttttaaatggaGAGGCCATAACTGGGTTATGTTCTTCTGTATTTGAAATAACAAAAGATCCTTTTGGAGAAAACTCAGATCTGATTAAATTTCCATCTTTAACTTTTCAGGTTGAAATAACATTTGCCGATGacgaaagttttttatttttaaaaggataaatgatattattttttatggaataagcatgaaatcattcaaagaaAGGAATATGCATTCTGACCTCATTGAGAAAATTGTAATAGTTTTCTTTAAATGATGAGATTTGAGAAGCTGTATATGTACGTAAATACCATTCTCTATGGAGATCATACTCCTTAGAGTAAATGTTTTTACATAAAGCTTCTTTGTTTATAACAAAATCTGTGCTATTCATGGGCATCATCATTCAAAGAAGAGTATGTTGGAGATTGAACAGATTGTAATTCAACATCATTATCAGTTTGATAAAAtggttgaaaaatatttgaattgttTTGTACACCTGAAACATTAATTCCAGAATCTACAGATCTGGGAATTTTACTTGAAAACTGAGATTGTGAAGTCACAGAAAAGATCTTCTTGCTGAAGCAAAATCATTAGATGTTCCTGCTTCAGATCTGGAGGAAAAAGAGTTTCGTCTATCAAAGAAAATTTCTACTTTTCCTGATTCATCCTGTTTTATTTCTCGTAAGAGAGGCGCTTGTCTAGGTTGCGTTGGAATGGCTCGATTAATTGACCATGACTGGGGTAGGTCAATTTCATCCCACTTTATGAGCCTTGGGACCGTGACGTTGGACTTTGTCATGTCTGTGACAAACAAAGTGATTTCACAATCTTGAGATTTAAGAAGGACTCTGGAATTACAAGTGTTCATGACTTTGTATTAAATCTTATATATTAAAGCAGCTGGGATAGATTCTTCCTTCATGTTAAGACCATGAATTCAGATGTTTAGGAAAAGGGAGTCAAGGATGTTGACATCTAACAAACTGACTGTTTTGTTTGGGAAACAGTTGAAGTAAACCGGACCGTGTCCAAGGCTTGTTTCAActgttccgattaaggaatcttggaaatcatTGTGCCTAATGTCTCTAAGGCACATAAGGATGGAGGCATTAAGACCTTCTCTGATGAGAGGTTTGACAGCTACTTGGACACACCCGATATGAAGATATTCGTAGTGACGGGCATGTTCTCTGACATATTGCTTGGTTAAAAGATGGAATTCTTCACCGAAGTCAGGTCCTAGAGGAATATTGTTTTCAGTGGTTTTGATAATGTAATCCGATTTTCTTTCGTTTTTATCAGGGACATATAACTCATCTTGAGGGATATTGGGTATTTCCTAATTGTCTATGGCTTGATTGATGTCTTCGAAGCAGACTTCTTCTTCGAAGATGTTGTGTTTGGGAGAAAGTTCCTCAGGCCGAGTTACTTTCTCAATAAGAGGATTGGAAGAAGAATGGGGTATAGAAGTGGAAGAAGAAGACGGTGAAGATCCCCTAATGGAGAGACGTCTAGAGAGTGAACGAAAGAAGTTAGACATATTGAACAGAAATTTGATATCATCGCCCTCCTTTGGTTCAGACAGAACATGTATATTATCACTAAACTatcactcaaatttttgaatttggaggttATAACTCTTTTTTTTAACAATCTTTAAATCCATAGCCACCCGGAGTTCTTACATTTGGATCTTATCACCTTCAAGAACATCGTTAAATTAGCCTTACTGCACAACAACAAGGGTCTTACTGCTACAGTTCCCGTAAGTGATAAGATTAAACGGCGCGTACTTCCAGATTTAAAGAATGGCTTTGTTTGAtattagtccttgagttgcgactagggttaggtattgtatgaaaagttaaactgtttcagtatagacttaatgaacctatacttgggacaggcgacCTATTCATACCgagatttacataagctttaaatacatacgttaagcagagaaaagagtaaccagagcagagtaaagagatacagagaacagagtaaccagaatagagaaaagagatcaagagaaaagagtaatttgataaagagaaatggtttgagttaagatgttgtaaaagtaaaaactGTAAAGTTTGTACAAGATGATTGAACAAAGAAAGAGAGAGGTATTGTATATGAATATGTAACTAGAGATGAATAACGAGAATGATAACTTATGATGATAATTACACTGATTCTTTTGAGGAAAGGTATTTAGTTTGTGAAATTGttggcaaggacgtgggttttgtcccgcttgcgtatttatgattataaaagagaataaaaagtagAGGACCTGTTGAAGGGTCATTTGTTgtttgaggcaacccaagagatgtgtttattcatttgttgcgctAAGGCAACGCCGGATATACTTGTATGATGATctactgcgtgaaggcagtcagatagatagtggtgcgACTACAGAGAACGCTTTCCTGCAGTAcatatccatattttatttctgtaaggcagaggggttatttcctgctacagagtaccgtgaccacctgttccatttctgtagtggcagaggggttatttcctgtatacagaaggtggtTCGGCATACAttcctgcagtggcagatgtgttatttcctgcgtgcagtggaccctgtggtggcagaggggttatttcctgtacacaggggtatagccaacaggaaagccatatccggctggtaatgctgggttacgtcgggagcgggtagaaaccgacagatgagctcattacctgcactagggctagacatgcatcatacttggttgcgcatttactCTGTTATGGTTGTTGTTTGAAtacatgctttctttgtttgtattctattcactgtgtctgtgttttattttcttgtattctcttgtttgtgttttgctttctattttctctgtttTCTCTAGTTATCTGCTTCTTCTGTCCACTGCTTCTcgatattctgctatttatctgctaaacaacatggaattaatgaacttaactaataaccccgaccctactaagaactccccagttcttaccccttctctctccgttcccccttcagatggaagtaagagtaccttaccgtagtttgttgatgatggttctgcaaagaggattctaagtctagggtgaatctcattctctgattatatgtatatactgtgagaccagcaaACGTCTGCACCgtgttcgtatgcgcactttaacctaaatcctgtgtaccagattcctattgtgtggctacttcatgaggtaccagagaggcatcctgtggaaaagtctgatcgtgcagaggagtagcagataaTGTTCAATCttctgatgacgttccacctgacttgagttttgaagacttagaccgtactttccctcgctctagtagtttagagggactcaATTTCATACCTTTCCTCAAAAGAATCAGTGTAATTATCATCATAAGTTATCATTCTCGTTATTCATCTCTAGTTACATATTCATATACAATACCTCTCTCTTTCTTTGTTCATTCATCTTGTACAAACTTTACagtttttacttttacaacatcttaactcaaaccatttctctttatcaaattacttttttctcttgatctcttttctctattctggttactctgttctctgtatctctttactctgctctggttactcttttctctgcttaacatatgtatttaaagcttatgtaaatctcGGTATGAATAGgtcgcctgtcccaagtataggttcattaagtctatactgaaatagtttaacttttcatacaatacctaaccctagtcgcaactcaaggataactatgttgccctagttcgttcactaatttctgtctgtttttctgttattaaaaccttacagacttttctttagttttatcttttcttcaaccttttatctttcttttatctttgcctcactaatatgttcttaccactccctaagtgttttatgaaagtaattatgagattctgcacttaaagttgtctttctaaagcttttacagaaaactgcctttttcgcattattttattatttttattaaaatattatttttaattaaatattattatttaatattttattattatttattattttattaataaattttcaaaaattaccttgcctttaccttttaacctttaaaattaactttttaccccgataacttttaatatttctactttaaccaccctaacgttcagaaattaccaaataacccccaaacaccaaattaattacttctttgcccttttatgaatcaaaaaggtgttcttcattgttcttcaccacactcaaagttttcttcgtgttcttcgtaaattcttcaaattctttctttgtttttacccgtttttcagtcttttcagcaaccgatttttaccaaaattcaaaataaattcccagccaataaaaccccatattttctacatgattttaacacaaattgaaccccaatttagggcctaggatttcgttttccagcagccacaagaaaacacattcatagcttgaatttcatcaaatttcatcaaaatttcaccaaattttcaccaagaatcaatcatatatgcaaccactttttagcacagccaaatcatacaacattcacacaactcaaacacaaatattcaagattaatttcgtgacaccctaccttgatttgctgcttcaaatccggttactctttcaggtggtccttaagcactttttcctcctaaatcacatcaagaacaactttaaatccacaaactctcaactgaccaaatctccctcagcacgttaggaagagatatcttaccttagacttgctggaaattaacgtttcttggccctcaagtcaagttaagcatgattcctaaggaaaaacatcaagaaaacacatgttttgcatgtttttccttgaaaatcgaattgaagagggagggagacatccatctcaccttatttccagccttgatatgttatatggttatgtagaggaagaagagaggatcattttggtgaaatcggagttttgatttgagttttagttcaaaagaaatcaagctttgaagatttatgaaccaagaactctctctcctttttctcttggtgattttcggccacaatgagcaaatgagacagccttgggggttttgggggtgtagggtgagttgtgattggttggcttgaaggtggattaaaataatattaaaatatctcaggtgtataactactaaaactagatgtatcggaacacttgcaaaaacatctctaaaaattattttatgagcTACTAGAaaaaatgacactagtaacatatttattatgagaatagaacatgtataatgaggccttagcattgctaaagtcatcagagagtgctggtgctaagctgcaccagtaaaccgtaaacccggttaaaccgattttctgtttttaactaaaacagaccaggtaaccttataatatcattcaagcattttctaataataatataatactaatattatactattatctctcttctatcattaatcgagtccggttcgtcaaactaagactatttacgaaaactagaatcaaaactcctaaccgatacggttcaaaaactaggtttcTCGTGATTGTGTTGTCAAGTTTGCCTCAAAAGAGGTTCTAAATTAAgtatgacataatgataatgaggattgagatgcttgatgatataacagaggtgttccctttactgatcttccggaggattCCGTGCCTTTAGAAAATATCTCGCGTacacgaaaatcagggttgttacattctaccctcctaaaagaaaattttgccgtcaaaatttcagttacctaagaaacatagaaacacaacagataatatacatcatgtacacaataacaaaacatgtagcgtttacacaagatcaagtcagtttacatcctcgtcatcatacgtagctaatatttacacgacactcccagggcctggcccatacaaaaagccgctaaactggcacccaggctagcctaaccactatatatctcctagctctcgggtgtactaacacaaatgAGAGACTATCTATCCGATAATgttagactagagtgtcatcaaaagaatgccccttccgcagtcaaactatatctactcgtggccgttcggagaatcgccgtgaggctcgtctatctcctcatcctgctctatctctatctcaggatcctgctcctcctcatcatccgcagctacaactatacccttagatccaccagaaacactgctgtcactatgtacaaaaccattcgcgagcacaggtccgttcgcgtatataggagctaccccaccgtctggtagtgccggctcatcaggctgtggaaagtcaggGATCAGCTCAGGAGGaaagtcccactctggtggtatcacaggtacgtagtcaccagctaactcgggctcatcaggaatgataggctcaggttccacctcattcaaaggttgagctggtatagggtgctcgggatcatcaggaaaaggatgtacaggtgcgtcaggatgtaaccaggataagggaaaagtcgtaaggagcatcagggtcaaaatgcgggctagacagaggatgttgaaaggctcgattaggtaacgcatatcgtctaatacgaggctccaatcccatgatgaagtaactgtgatgtaccagatcctcgtagacgtaagggtcctcgaactcatagaagatcacgcccgtctccatctgagggggaggaagggagagaaagggtaagaactggggagttcttagtagggtcggggttgttagttacattcatttattcgTTTTCGATTAGCAGATGGATATTAGAATACAGTAAAGTAGTAAACAGTAGTTAAAATAGATAgggaaaacagaaaacagaacacaaacagaagagtgcaagaaaataaagcatagacatagcactcaagcaaacaaacataaagaaattgatcaaacacaagtaggaatgcaacagagagtaatgcgcagacaagaatctGAGGTTTTACTTgaaaaagttattttagaaggtttgaatttggaaagttatgttatttaagttttatctattgattaaagtattatgtatgggctgaatttattatgaaaacaattttatttaggtaagaaaagaattatactattttgaatttgaattaccaAGGTTTATGTTcaagtttgaattatttataaaAGAAGTTATGTTTTGAGATTTATTCAATATGAAGAGAGTTATGCTTGGGgtttgaaataaaggattactttttagaagtttaatgaatatatataatatttgaatttgaatggtaaagAGAGACAGTTTTTGAGTCTTTGGGAAGTtagtaaacttgaaaaagagtttTATATGGTTACTTTTAGTAAGAGGGTGatgttttgaaaagtatttagCGAATCTAAAATAAACGATTTCCTTGAgtcttttgaaagaaaattaaactagaaaGTGGTTTTAAAATTGGTTTGAGTTAAGAGGTTGGAAAAGTGGAAGTCGTAAGGTTTGTACAACATGATtgaataaagaaagagagagatattgtGTAAGAATATGTAACTAgaaatgaataatgagaatgataacttATGATGATAATTACACTGATTCTTTTGAGGAAAGATATTCAGTTTATGAAATTATTGGCAAGGGCGtaggttttgtcccgcttgcgtatttatgattataaaagagaataaaaagcagaggacctgttgaaaggtcatttgttgcttgaggcgacccaagagatgtgtttattcatttgttgcattaTGGCAACTCCTGAGATATTtgtgtgatgatctgctgcgtgagggcagtcagatagatggtggtgcgaccactgagaacgctttcctgcggtacagatccatattttaattctgtaaggcagaggggttatttcctgctacagaagtaccgtgaccacctgttctatttctgtagtggcagaggagttatttcctgtatacagaaggtgtgtcggcgtacatccctgcagtggcagatgtgttatttcctgcgtgcagtggaccctgtggtggcagaagggttatttcctgtacacaggggtatagccaataggaaagccttatccagacagaggttgctggataatgtcgggagcgggttagtaaccgacagatgagctcattacctgcactagggctagagatgcatcatccttgtttgtgcatttgcatttgattgggcTTGCTCGTTGTACTtccctgtgattgtgctgtttgccttgctgtgacttgtttgtgtgttgaattgaatctcttgcttgtGCTATTAGTTGGTGAATGTATGATGATGAGTAAGAATTGACgttgtgattgaaaattaatcGTGTGGTTGAGAAAGACTTTATATGACTagttttatattttggaatttgttCTAAGCTTATATTTTTGAAGGAGGTAATTAATTAGCTAAAGTAAAACCAAAAGTATCTTCAAAAAGGTTTGTTAAAAATATagtttccttgagtatgttaattatttgcatgttaaacATTACTTTTACGGCAATCCCAtttcctactgagaacgtgtggtttgttctcaccccaaaatcttccaccctttcagtgacacaggttcgaagactccgtTTGAAGCTGCGAGATATTATAGAATTTACTTATGAGTTAAGTTACTTCCATAGAAGTTCCCTCGCTCTTATTgcttaacatttttattttatacaaagggataggatttgtatgtgagttttatttgaaatcttttgtatgacatatattattattaatataataaatatgttactagtgtcatttatgctagtagctcagaaaatcatttttagagatgtttttgcaagtgttccgatacacctagttttagtagttatacacctgagatattttaatattattttaatccacctccaagccaaccaatcacaactcaccctacacccccaaaacccccaaggctggctcattttcactttgtggccgaaaataggtagagagaaaaagagagaaaagttcttagttccaaatcttcaaagcttgatttctgctgaactaaaactcaaatcaaaattccaatccgaccaaaatgatcctctcttctttctctacatgatcatatgacttatcaaggctgggatcaaggtgagttggctgcaccatctctcttttgattcggtttcaaggaaacatggttaaatatgtgttttcttgatgtgatttaggaggaaaaagtgcttaaggaccacctgaaagtttgattgaattaggagcagcaaaatcaggtagggtgtcacgaaattaatcttgattatttgtgtttgagatgtgtgaaggTTGTATTATTTGACTGTGCTAAAAATTAGTTGCATAtgtgattgattcttggtgaaaatttggtgaaattttgatgaaatttgatgaaattcaagctttaaagttcatgttcttgggcagctggaaaaacgaaaccctaagcttcaattgaggttcaatttgtgttgaaatcatgtagaaaagatgggattttagttgctgctaatttattatgaattatagtaaaaatcagttgctgaaaagactgaaaaacaggtaaaaacagagaaagaatttgaagaatttatgaagaacatgaagaacactttgagtgtgatgaagaacaatgaagaataggccttagatcttaaaaagggcaaggaagtaaaatttttggtgtttaaggggttgtttagtaatttctgaaagttagggtggttaaagtagaaatattaaaagttacgggtagtaaaaagtgaattttaaaggttaaaggtaaaaggtaagttaattttcgaaaattaataataaaataataaataataataaaatattaaataataatatttaattaaaaataatattttaataaaaataataaaataatgcggaacaggcagttttctgtaaaagctttagaaagacaactttaagtgcagaatcttataattaccttcataaatcACTTAGGgtgtggtaagaacatattagtgaggcaaagataaagaaaagataaaaagttgaagaaaagataa includes:
- the LOC140174975 gene encoding uncharacterized protein gives rise to the protein MSSRTLTSTRIWYITVTSSWDWSLVLDDMRYLIEPFNILCLARILTLMLLTTFPLSWLHPDAPVHPFPDDPEHPIPAQPLNEVEPEPIIPDEPELAGDYVPVIPPEWDFPPELIPDFPQPDEPALPDGGVAPIYANGPVLANGFVHSDSSVSGGSKGIVVAADDEEEQDPEIEIEQDEEIDEPHGDSPNGHE